The following proteins are co-located in the Streptomyces sp. DT2A-34 genome:
- the scy gene encoding polarized growth protein Scy, giving the protein MRGYERQEREPAADVDHLSRFEAEMDRLKTEREKAIQHAEDLGYQVEVLRAKLHEARRTIMSRPDFAGGDIGYQAEQLLRNAQVQADQLRQEAERELSQARAQTQRILQEHAEQAARLQAELHQEAVTRRQQLDQELAERRQTVESHVNENVAWAEQLRARTEQQARRLLDESRAEADQAMAAARAEAERLTGEARQRLTSAAEEARAEAEQILRRARTDAERLLNAASTQAQEATDHAEQLRSSTATESDAARRQATELSRAAEQRMAEAEEALRKAQSEAEKLVAEAKTAAEKALSSAESANEQRTRTAKEQVARLVSEATKEAESTKADAEQIVADARAEAEKLLAEAAEKARTITAEESATQLSKAAKTAEDVLNKAQEDARNTTKAAAEEAERIRTEAEAEADRLRAEAHDIAEQLKGAAKDDTKEYRAKTVELQEEARRLRGEAEQLRSEAVAEGEKIRAEARKEAVQQIEEAAKTAEELLSKAKQDADELRQKATTDSEKVRTEAIERATTLRRQAEETLQRTRQEAERHRDEVVEQAEGIKADAERAARELREETERGVEARRAEAAEELTRLHADAEQRLAAAEQALTDAREEAARIRREAAEETDRLRAESAERIRTLQQQAEDEADRLRNEAASDASASRAEGEAIAVRLRSEAAAEAERLKSEAQDTADRVRAEAQAAAERLATEASETLAAAQEEAARRRREAEETLGSARQEADQERERAREQSEELLASARKRVEEAQAEAVRLVEEADRRATEMVSAAEQHAQQVRDSVSGLHEQAQEEITGLRSAAEHAADRTRREAQEEADRVRSDAYAERERASEDAGRVRREAHEESEAAKSLAERTVGEAIAEAERLRSEAAEHAQRVRTDASNTIAEADQAASRTRADAREDANRIRSDAATQADTLITEARNEAERLQSETIAEADRVRTDALAKAEKLVGDATSEAERLRAEAAETVGSAQQHAERVRSDSERVKAEAAAEAERLVTSAREEAERTLDEARKAANKRRSEAAEQVDKLISETTAEADKLLTEAQQQAHKTTADAEGQADTMVGAARKEADRLVSEATVEGNSMVEKARTDADELLVGARRDATAIRERAEELRDRITSEIEALHERARREAAETMKSTGDRCDALIKAAEEQLAKAQAKAKEIVSEANSEAGKVRIAAVKKAEGLLKEAEQKRSTLIKEAEELKAEAIREAKRTVEEGKRELEVLVRRREDINAEISRVQDVLEALESFEAPSAGKDGGVKAGATVGAPRSGGKSSES; this is encoded by the coding sequence GTGCGGGGCTACGAACGCCAGGAGCGAGAGCCGGCGGCTGACGTCGACCACCTCTCTCGGTTCGAGGCCGAGATGGATCGGCTGAAGACCGAGCGGGAAAAGGCGATCCAGCACGCCGAGGACCTCGGCTACCAGGTCGAGGTGCTGCGCGCCAAGTTGCACGAGGCGCGGCGCACCATCATGTCCCGGCCCGACTTCGCCGGCGGCGACATCGGCTATCAGGCCGAGCAGTTGCTGCGCAACGCCCAGGTCCAGGCCGACCAGCTGCGCCAGGAGGCGGAGCGGGAGCTGAGCCAGGCCCGCGCGCAGACCCAGCGGATCCTCCAGGAGCACGCCGAGCAGGCCGCCCGGCTCCAGGCCGAGCTGCACCAGGAGGCGGTCACGCGCCGCCAGCAGCTGGACCAGGAGCTGGCCGAGCGGCGGCAGACCGTCGAGTCGCACGTCAACGAGAACGTGGCGTGGGCGGAGCAGCTGCGCGCCCGCACCGAGCAGCAGGCCCGCCGCCTCCTCGACGAGTCGCGTGCCGAGGCCGACCAGGCCATGGCGGCCGCGCGCGCCGAGGCCGAGCGGCTCACGGGCGAGGCCCGCCAGCGGCTCACCAGCGCGGCCGAGGAGGCCCGCGCGGAGGCCGAGCAGATCCTGCGCCGCGCCCGCACGGACGCCGAGCGGCTGCTGAACGCCGCCTCCACGCAGGCCCAGGAGGCCACCGACCACGCCGAGCAGCTGCGCAGCTCCACCGCGACCGAGTCGGACGCCGCCCGCCGGCAGGCCACCGAGCTCAGCCGGGCCGCCGAGCAGCGCATGGCGGAGGCCGAGGAGGCGCTGCGCAAGGCGCAGTCCGAGGCCGAGAAGCTGGTCGCCGAGGCCAAGACGGCCGCCGAGAAGGCCCTGTCGAGCGCCGAGTCGGCCAACGAGCAGCGCACGCGTACGGCGAAGGAGCAGGTCGCCCGTCTGGTCAGCGAGGCCACCAAGGAGGCCGAGTCCACCAAGGCGGACGCCGAGCAGATCGTCGCCGACGCCCGCGCCGAGGCCGAGAAGCTCCTCGCCGAGGCCGCCGAGAAGGCCCGCACGATCACCGCCGAGGAGAGCGCGACCCAGCTGTCCAAGGCGGCCAAGACGGCCGAGGACGTCCTCAACAAGGCGCAGGAGGACGCCCGGAACACCACCAAGGCGGCGGCCGAGGAGGCCGAGCGGATCCGCACGGAGGCCGAGGCCGAGGCGGACCGGCTGCGCGCCGAGGCGCACGACATCGCCGAGCAGCTCAAGGGCGCGGCGAAGGACGACACCAAGGAGTACCGCGCCAAGACGGTCGAGCTGCAGGAGGAGGCCCGCCGGCTGCGCGGCGAGGCCGAGCAGCTGCGCTCCGAGGCGGTCGCCGAGGGCGAGAAGATCCGCGCGGAGGCCCGCAAGGAGGCCGTCCAGCAGATCGAGGAGGCGGCCAAGACCGCCGAGGAACTGCTGTCCAAGGCCAAGCAGGACGCGGACGAGCTGCGCCAGAAGGCCACGACCGACAGCGAGAAGGTCCGCACCGAGGCCATCGAGCGGGCGACGACGCTGCGCCGCCAGGCCGAGGAGACCCTCCAGCGCACCCGTCAGGAGGCCGAGCGGCACCGCGACGAGGTCGTCGAGCAGGCCGAGGGCATCAAGGCCGACGCCGAGCGCGCCGCCCGTGAGCTGCGCGAGGAGACCGAGCGCGGCGTCGAGGCCCGCCGGGCGGAGGCCGCCGAGGAGCTGACGCGGCTTCACGCCGACGCCGAGCAGCGGCTCGCCGCAGCCGAGCAGGCACTCACCGACGCCCGCGAGGAGGCCGCACGCATCCGGCGCGAGGCCGCCGAGGAGACCGACCGGCTGCGCGCCGAGTCCGCCGAGCGGATCCGCACGCTGCAGCAGCAGGCCGAGGACGAGGCCGACCGGCTGCGCAACGAGGCCGCGTCGGACGCGTCCGCGTCGCGTGCCGAGGGCGAGGCCATCGCCGTACGCCTCAGGTCGGAGGCGGCGGCCGAGGCCGAGCGGCTGAAGTCGGAGGCGCAGGACACCGCCGACCGGGTCCGTGCGGAGGCGCAGGCCGCCGCCGAGCGGCTCGCCACCGAGGCGTCCGAGACGCTGGCCGCCGCCCAGGAGGAGGCCGCCCGGCGCCGCCGCGAGGCCGAGGAGACCCTCGGTTCCGCCCGCCAGGAAGCCGACCAGGAGCGTGAGCGGGCCCGCGAGCAGAGCGAGGAGCTGCTGGCCTCCGCCCGCAAGCGGGTGGAGGAGGCGCAGGCCGAGGCGGTGCGGCTGGTCGAGGAGGCCGACCGGCGCGCCACCGAGATGGTGTCGGCGGCCGAGCAGCACGCCCAGCAGGTCCGCGACTCCGTGTCCGGGCTGCACGAGCAGGCCCAGGAGGAGATCACCGGGCTGCGCAGTGCCGCCGAGCACGCGGCGGACCGTACCCGCCGGGAGGCGCAGGAGGAGGCGGACCGGGTCCGCTCCGACGCCTACGCCGAGCGGGAGCGGGCCAGCGAGGACGCGGGCCGCGTCCGGCGCGAGGCGCACGAGGAGTCCGAGGCCGCCAAGTCCCTCGCCGAGCGCACCGTCGGGGAGGCGATCGCCGAGGCGGAGCGGCTGCGGTCGGAGGCTGCCGAGCACGCCCAGCGGGTCCGCACGGACGCGTCGAACACCATCGCCGAGGCCGACCAGGCCGCGTCGCGCACCCGGGCCGACGCCCGCGAGGACGCCAACCGGATCCGGTCGGACGCGGCGACGCAGGCCGACACCCTCATCACCGAGGCTCGCAACGAGGCGGAGCGGCTCCAGTCGGAGACGATCGCGGAGGCCGACCGGGTGCGCACCGACGCGCTCGCCAAGGCCGAGAAGCTGGTCGGGGACGCCACGTCGGAGGCGGAGCGGCTGCGCGCCGAGGCCGCGGAGACGGTCGGGTCCGCGCAGCAGCACGCCGAGCGGGTCCGCAGCGACTCCGAGCGGGTCAAGGCCGAGGCGGCGGCGGAGGCCGAGCGGCTGGTGACGTCCGCGCGCGAGGAGGCCGAGCGCACCCTCGACGAGGCCCGCAAGGCCGCCAACAAGCGGCGTTCCGAGGCGGCGGAGCAGGTCGACAAGCTCATCTCGGAGACCACGGCCGAGGCGGACAAGCTGCTCACCGAGGCGCAGCAGCAGGCGCACAAGACGACCGCGGACGCCGAGGGACAGGCCGACACCATGGTCGGCGCCGCCCGCAAGGAGGCCGACCGGCTCGTCTCCGAGGCGACGGTCGAGGGCAACTCCATGGTGGAGAAGGCCCGTACGGACGCGGACGAGCTGCTCGTCGGCGCCCGCCGGGACGCCACCGCGATCAGGGAGCGCGCGGAGGAGCTGCGCGACCGCATCACGAGCGAGATCGAGGCGCTGCACGAGCGGGCCCGCCGCGAGGCCGCCGAGACGATGAAGTCCACCGGTGACCGCTGCGACGCGCTCATCAAGGCCGCCGAGGAGCAGCTGGCCAAGGCGCAGGCGAAGGCCAAGGAGATCGTCTCGGAGGCCAACTCCGAGGCGGGCAAGGTCCGTATCGCCGCCGTGAAGAAGGCCGAGGGGCTCCTGAAGGAGGCCGAGCAGAAGCGGTCCACGCTGATCAAGGAGGCCGAGGAGCTCAAGGCCGAGGCGATCCGCGAGGCCAAGCGCACGGTCGAGGAGGGCAAGCGCGAGCTGGAGGTGCTCGTCCGGCGCCGCGAGGACATCAACGCCGAAATCTCGCGCGTCCAGGACGTCCTGGAGGCGTTGGAGTCCTTCGAGGCACCGTCCGCGGGCAAGGACGGCGGGGTCAAGGCCGGTGCGACGGTGGGTGCCCCCCGATCGGGTGGCAAGTCGTCAGAGAGCTAG
- a CDS encoding ABC transporter ATP-binding protein produces MIELEGLTKRYGEKVAVNNLTFTVRPGIVTGFLGPNGAGKSTTMRMVLGLDHPTAGDVRIDGKHYDELKDPLTYIGALLEAKAWHGGRSAFNHLLCLAQSNGIPKRRVREVLETVGLTAVARKKTKGFSMGMGQRLGIAGALLGDPRILMFDEPVNGLDPEGIHWIRNLMKSLAAQGRTVFVSSHLMSEMALTADHLVVIGQGRLLADTSMADFIARNSKSYVRIRTPQRELLLDVLHTAGITAVETGNGTLEVDGGKAEQIGELAARHGVVLHELSAQQASLEEAFMQLTAESVEYHAHSEAPQAPPAEQRPWGEGWRRS; encoded by the coding sequence ATGATCGAGCTCGAGGGGCTGACCAAGCGGTACGGCGAGAAGGTGGCGGTCAACAACCTCACCTTCACCGTCAGACCCGGCATCGTCACCGGCTTCCTCGGCCCCAACGGCGCCGGGAAGTCCACCACGATGCGGATGGTCCTCGGCCTCGACCACCCCACGGCCGGCGATGTCCGTATAGACGGCAAGCACTACGACGAGCTCAAGGACCCCCTGACGTACATCGGCGCCCTGCTGGAGGCGAAGGCCTGGCACGGCGGGCGCAGCGCCTTCAACCACCTGCTGTGCCTCGCGCAGAGCAACGGCATCCCGAAGCGGCGGGTGCGGGAGGTGCTGGAGACGGTGGGACTCACGGCGGTCGCGCGCAAGAAGACCAAGGGCTTCTCGATGGGCATGGGGCAGCGGCTCGGCATCGCGGGCGCGCTGCTGGGCGATCCGCGGATCCTGATGTTCGACGAGCCGGTCAACGGGCTCGACCCCGAGGGCATCCACTGGATCCGCAACCTGATGAAATCCCTCGCCGCGCAGGGCCGTACGGTCTTCGTCTCCTCGCACCTCATGAGCGAGATGGCGCTGACCGCCGACCACCTCGTCGTCATCGGACAGGGCCGGCTGCTCGCCGACACGTCCATGGCGGACTTCATCGCGCGGAACTCGAAGTCGTACGTCCGGATCCGCACCCCGCAGCGGGAGCTGCTGCTGGACGTGCTGCACACGGCCGGGATCACGGCCGTGGAGACGGGCAACGGCACGCTCGAGGTCGACGGTGGCAAGGCGGAGCAGATCGGGGAGCTGGCGGCGCGGCACGGGGTCGTACTGCATGAGCTGAGCGCGCAACAGGCCTCGCTGGAGGAGGCGTTCATGCAGCTGACCGCGGAGTCGGTGGAGTACCACGCGCACTCCGAGGCTCCGCAGGCGCCGCCTGCCGAGCAGCGCCCGTGGGGCGAAGGCTGGAGGAGGAGCTGA
- a CDS encoding ABC transporter permease: MAATQVIRSEWTKIRSVASTVWTLSLAVVVTIALGMLISGLSANEFDNMSERDRLSFDPTFISFAGMTLGQLAMIVFGVLVVSNEYSTGMIRTSLAAVPRRGTFLFSKIAVATGLALVVGMATSFVTFFLGQAMLGEHKAAIGDPGVLRAVIGGGLYMTLIAMFSMGVAAMLRSPMLSLGILMPFFFLISNILGNVPATEKIGRYLPDQAGSKIMQVVTPVDDDTPYGPWGGLGIMVLWVIAALAGGYATLRKRDA, from the coding sequence ATGGCAGCCACGCAGGTGATCCGCTCCGAGTGGACCAAGATCCGGTCCGTGGCCTCCACCGTGTGGACGCTCTCCCTCGCCGTGGTGGTCACGATCGCTCTCGGCATGCTGATCTCGGGCCTGTCGGCGAACGAGTTCGACAACATGAGCGAGCGGGACAGGCTCTCCTTCGACCCGACCTTCATCAGCTTCGCCGGGATGACCCTCGGCCAGCTCGCGATGATCGTGTTCGGGGTGCTCGTCGTCTCGAACGAGTACAGCACCGGCATGATCCGCACCTCACTGGCCGCCGTACCGCGGCGGGGCACCTTCCTGTTCAGCAAGATCGCGGTGGCCACCGGCCTCGCGCTCGTCGTCGGCATGGCCACCAGCTTCGTCACCTTCTTCCTCGGGCAGGCGATGCTCGGCGAGCACAAGGCGGCCATCGGTGACCCCGGCGTGCTGCGGGCGGTGATCGGCGGCGGGCTCTACATGACCCTCATCGCGATGTTCTCGATGGGCGTCGCCGCGATGCTGCGCTCGCCGATGCTGTCGCTGGGCATCCTGATGCCGTTCTTCTTCCTGATCTCGAACATCCTGGGCAACGTCCCGGCCACCGAGAAGATCGGCCGCTATCTGCCCGACCAGGCCGGCAGCAAGATCATGCAGGTGGTCACCCCGGTCGACGACGACACCCCGTACGGCCCCTGGGGCGGGCTGGGCATCATGGTGCTCTGGGTGATCGCGGCGCTCGCGGGCGGTTACGCCACGCTCAGGAAACGGGACGCGTAG
- a CDS encoding ABC transporter ATP-binding protein gives MIEAVGLTKRYGDKTAVYNLSFQVRPGAVTGFLGPNGSGKSTTMRMILGLDNPTAGHVSIGGFPYRKLPNAPRQVGALLDAKAVHGGRAARNHLLSLAQLSGIPARRVDEVLGVVGLQDVARRRSKGFSLGMGQRLGIAAALLGDPQVLLFDEPVNGLDPEGILWVRNLMKSLAAEGRTVFVSSHLMSEMALTADHLIVIGRGQLLADMSVKDFISANSAGFARIRTPDTEPQLREKLAGALTEAGGHVLPEQDGALRVTGLPLPRISDIAHDSDVRLWELSPHQASLEEAYMRMTQGAVDYRSTADQKAGLMQQLPPGAQPPMPVPGQGQPGWYAPPPPEQGGQGPYGAPGAPAAAPGAGAPNPYAQQAPQAPQAPTQPPATPPQAPAQPPAAPPQALAKPPAAPSAPAAPTKPEDAR, from the coding sequence ATGATCGAGGCTGTCGGCCTGACCAAGCGCTACGGCGACAAGACCGCTGTGTACAACTTGTCCTTCCAGGTGCGGCCCGGTGCCGTCACCGGCTTCCTGGGCCCCAACGGCTCGGGCAAGTCGACGACGATGCGCATGATCCTCGGCCTGGACAACCCGACCGCCGGCCACGTGAGCATCGGCGGCTTCCCGTACCGCAAGCTGCCCAACGCCCCCCGCCAGGTCGGCGCCCTGCTGGACGCCAAGGCCGTGCACGGCGGCCGGGCCGCCCGCAACCACCTGCTGTCCCTGGCCCAGCTGTCCGGCATCCCGGCCCGGCGGGTCGACGAGGTGCTGGGCGTGGTCGGTCTCCAGGACGTGGCCAGGCGGCGCTCGAAGGGCTTCTCGCTCGGCATGGGCCAGCGGCTCGGCATCGCCGCCGCGCTGCTGGGCGACCCGCAGGTGCTGCTGTTCGACGAGCCGGTCAACGGCCTCGACCCCGAGGGCATCCTCTGGGTGCGCAACCTGATGAAGTCGCTGGCGGCCGAGGGCCGGACCGTCTTCGTCTCCTCGCACCTCATGAGCGAGATGGCGCTGACCGCCGACCACCTGATCGTCATCGGGCGCGGACAGCTGCTCGCCGACATGAGCGTGAAGGACTTCATCTCGGCGAACTCCGCCGGGTTCGCCCGGATCCGGACGCCCGACACCGAGCCGCAGCTGCGCGAGAAGCTGGCCGGCGCGCTCACCGAGGCGGGCGGGCATGTGCTGCCCGAGCAGGACGGCGCGCTCCGGGTGACCGGGCTGCCGCTCCCCCGCATCAGCGACATCGCGCACGACTCCGACGTACGGCTGTGGGAGCTGTCACCGCACCAGGCCTCGCTGGAGGAGGCGTACATGCGGATGACGCAGGGCGCGGTGGACTACCGCTCGACGGCCGACCAGAAGGCAGGGCTGATGCAGCAGCTGCCGCCGGGCGCGCAGCCGCCGATGCCGGTCCCGGGTCAGGGCCAGCCCGGCTGGTACGCCCCGCCGCCGCCCGAGCAGGGCGGGCAGGGACCGTACGGCGCCCCTGGCGCGCCCGCTGCGGCGCCGGGAGCGGGTGCGCCCAACCCGTACGCCCAGCAGGCGCCCCAGGCGCCCCAGGCCCCGACCCAGCCCCCTGCCACGCCTCCCCAGGCCCCGGCTCAGCCCCCTGCCGCACCCCCGCAGGCCCTGGCAAAGCCGCCCGCCGCCCCCTCTGCCCCCGCCGCCCCGACCAAGCCCGAGGACGCCCGATGA
- a CDS encoding ABC transporter permease: MSTPQPPMPQTAAPNWQAAPGSSNPTYTSPIPVVRTHLGHALASEWTKIRSVRSTMWTLGVFVVLVVGIGLAAAALVAGNSSDGSLSQENPLSFGFFGLLLGSMCIITLGVLTTASEYGTGMIRTTMTACPSRSRVLAAKSIVFFAVAFVVTLVSAGLVALADVAMLDAREPSGEEWLKGTVGISLYIALLGLLSLVVGSMIRHSAGAITIMTGVLLAPLVIALFMFSQSLEDLQRALFEYSIPNQLSVFYEQSLSDSGPSGWDPLWIMLVVTAAAFAGAYALLERRDV, encoded by the coding sequence ATGAGCACGCCCCAGCCCCCGATGCCGCAGACCGCCGCACCGAACTGGCAGGCGGCGCCCGGCTCGTCGAACCCCACCTACACCTCGCCGATCCCCGTCGTGCGCACGCACCTCGGGCACGCGCTCGCCTCGGAGTGGACGAAGATCCGGTCGGTGCGCTCCACGATGTGGACGCTCGGCGTGTTCGTGGTGCTCGTCGTCGGCATCGGCCTGGCGGCCGCCGCGCTGGTCGCCGGCAACTCCTCGGACGGCAGTCTGAGCCAGGAGAACCCGCTCTCGTTCGGCTTCTTCGGGCTGCTGCTCGGCAGCATGTGCATCATCACGCTCGGCGTGCTGACCACCGCCTCGGAGTACGGCACCGGCATGATCCGGACCACGATGACCGCCTGCCCGTCCCGCAGCCGGGTCCTGGCGGCGAAGTCGATCGTGTTCTTCGCGGTCGCGTTCGTGGTGACGCTGGTGTCGGCCGGCCTCGTCGCCCTCGCGGACGTGGCCATGCTGGACGCGCGCGAGCCCAGCGGCGAGGAGTGGCTGAAGGGCACGGTCGGCATCTCGCTCTACATCGCGCTGCTCGGCCTGCTCTCGCTCGTCGTCGGGTCGATGATCCGGCACTCGGCGGGCGCGATCACGATCATGACCGGCGTGCTGCTGGCACCACTGGTCATCGCGCTGTTCATGTTCTCGCAGTCGCTGGAGGACCTGCAGCGGGCCCTGTTCGAGTACTCGATCCCGAACCAGCTCAGCGTCTTCTACGAGCAGTCCCTCAGCGATTCCGGCCCGTCCGGCTGGGACCCGCTGTGGATCATGCTCGTCGTGACGGCCGCCGCGTTCGCCGGCGCCTACGCCCTGCTGGAGCGGCGGGACGTGTGA
- a CDS encoding ATP/GTP-binding protein, protein MSPRRNRPNGPKGAVSSGRSAEDDRPGRYGGWQSAENWQGEDWNVRHVAGASAQGKAYRCPGCDQLIPDGVPHVVAWPDRVGVDDRRHWHKACWNAKDRRTTRVQRSRNAPKF, encoded by the coding sequence GTGTCCCCGCGTCGCAACCGACCCAACGGCCCCAAGGGAGCTGTCTCGTCCGGACGCAGTGCCGAGGACGACCGCCCCGGCCGTTACGGCGGCTGGCAGTCGGCCGAGAACTGGCAGGGCGAGGACTGGAACGTACGGCATGTGGCGGGCGCGAGCGCGCAGGGCAAGGCGTACCGCTGCCCCGGCTGCGACCAGCTGATCCCGGACGGCGTCCCGCACGTCGTCGCCTGGCCGGACCGCGTGGGCGTCGACGACCGCCGCCACTGGCACAAGGCGTGCTGGAACGCGAAGGACCGCCGCACCACGCGGGTGCAGCGGTCCCGTAACGCGCCGAAGTTCTAG
- a CDS encoding LLM class flavin-dependent oxidoreductase has translation MHVGSFVLAARFPGQGDGEALHRAVRSAEVAEEAGLDTVWLAEHHFVPYGTCPSAITLAALLLGRTERLRVGTAVSVLPTAHPVALGEQAALLHITSGGRFSLGVGRGGPWVDLEVFGQGLEAYEEGFPESLDLLMRWLREPSVAAAGDRFGFREVPVVPRPSECLTDVEGPEVVVACTSPASVRLAAERGLPMLLGMHVGDEEKAEMVALWRELARAAGRPAEEILGAAHVSAGVCQIADRRTDAVETLTKAMPGWLRQGLEAHVTVDGRHRVMRDPLAYTELLCGLHPVGTPRLCADRLAATSERTGISRFALLVEGSGDLAATEENVRRLGAEVLPHLG, from the coding sequence ATGCACGTAGGAAGTTTCGTGTTGGCGGCCCGGTTCCCGGGACAGGGCGACGGGGAGGCGCTGCACCGCGCGGTCCGCTCCGCCGAGGTCGCCGAGGAAGCGGGGCTCGACACGGTCTGGCTGGCCGAGCACCACTTCGTGCCGTACGGCACCTGTCCGTCCGCGATCACGCTGGCCGCGTTACTGCTCGGCCGCACCGAGCGCCTGCGGGTCGGCACGGCGGTCAGCGTGCTGCCCACCGCGCACCCGGTGGCCCTCGGCGAACAGGCCGCGCTGCTGCACATCACCTCCGGCGGGCGGTTCTCGCTGGGGGTCGGGCGCGGCGGGCCGTGGGTCGACCTGGAGGTGTTCGGCCAGGGCCTCGAGGCGTACGAGGAGGGGTTCCCGGAATCACTCGATCTGCTCATGCGCTGGCTGCGCGAACCGTCGGTCGCGGCCGCCGGGGACCGTTTCGGTTTCCGTGAAGTCCCCGTCGTACCAAGGCCGTCGGAGTGCCTCACGGATGTCGAGGGACCCGAGGTCGTCGTCGCGTGCACCTCGCCGGCCAGCGTGCGCCTCGCGGCCGAGCGCGGGCTGCCGATGCTGCTGGGGATGCATGTGGGCGACGAGGAGAAGGCCGAGATGGTCGCCCTGTGGCGGGAGCTCGCCCGCGCGGCCGGGCGGCCCGCGGAGGAGATCCTCGGCGCGGCCCATGTCTCGGCCGGCGTCTGCCAGATCGCGGACCGGCGCACGGATGCGGTCGAGACCCTGACGAAGGCGATGCCGGGCTGGCTCCGGCAGGGCCTGGAGGCCCACGTGACGGTGGACGGCCGCCATCGCGTGATGCGCGACCCGCTCGCCTACACCGAACTGCTCTGCGGGCTGCACCCGGTGGGCACCCCGCGTCTGTGCGCCGACCGCCTGGCGGCGACCAGCGAACGGACCGGCATCTCCCGCTTCGCCCTGCTCGTGGAGGGCTCGGGCGATCTGGCGGCGACCGAGGAGAACGTACGGCGACTGGGCGCCGAAGTACTGCCGCACCTCGGCTGA
- a CDS encoding SCO5389 family protein, whose protein sequence is MSLDVSPALLEQAERGEVDEAEFVDCVRTSLPYAWEMISSLVAQLKVDGGQFADNQTPPPDEQARGQLLRALASDAIRGALQRHFGVRLAFQNCHRVAVFPLDASVDETLARFTSVRSQLLNQSPEFRDC, encoded by the coding sequence ATGTCGCTCGACGTCTCACCGGCCCTACTCGAACAGGCCGAGCGAGGCGAGGTCGACGAAGCCGAATTCGTCGACTGCGTCCGGACCTCCCTGCCTTACGCATGGGAGATGATCAGCTCCCTGGTGGCTCAGCTGAAGGTCGACGGCGGTCAGTTCGCCGACAACCAGACGCCCCCGCCGGACGAGCAGGCACGTGGCCAGCTGCTGCGTGCGCTTGCGAGTGACGCGATACGCGGCGCGCTGCAGCGGCACTTCGGGGTGCGACTGGCCTTCCAGAACTGCCACCGGGTGGCGGTGTTCCCGCTTGACGCCTCGGTCGACGAGACGCTCGCGCGCTTCACCTCGGTCCGCAGTCAGCTGCTGAACCAGTCCCCGGAATTCAGGGACTGCTGA